AATTCGGTGATTCCAATATTTGCTTTAGCGCTAACTTCTAAAGCGTGGCTGCAATCAAGCCCAATAGTTTGCTCTATTTCTGATTTTACGCGCTCTGGTGCGGCTGCTGGAAGATCAATTTTGTTTAAAATGGGGATAATTTCAAGATTATTTTCTAGTGCAATATAAACATTTGCAATGGTTTGAGCCTCCACTCCTTGAGAGGCATCAACCACCAATAAAGCACCCTCACAAGAAGCAAGAGAGCGTGAAACTTCATAGCTAAAATCCACATGCCCTGGGGTGTCAATGAGATTTAAAATATAGGGTTCGCCTTTGTAGAAATATTTTAGCCTTACGCTTTGGGCTTTTATGGTGATTCCTCGTTCTTTTTCAATATCCATTGTGTCCATTACTTGCGCACTCATTTCTCGCTCAGAAATCGCTCCACAAGCTTGAATCAAGCAGTCTGCAAGAGTGGATTTACCATGATCAATATGTGCAATAATAGAAAAGTTACGAATCTTAGAGAGTGAATCTTTCACAACATACCTTTAAAAATAAAGTTTTAGGCAAGATTCTATCAAAAGTTTGCTAAAAAGGCTTAGAATCTTATCAAATTTTATTTGAGAATGGTGCTATAATTTTGCTTTATTTTTTGATAAGGAAGCAAATTTGAAAATCACTAAAATCTTGTTAGCACCTTTAGATTTTATTATGAAATATTTTAAAGCCTTAGTGTTTTTATTGATTGTTGTTTTGATTTTTATGCCAAGCTCTAGTGAGAATTCTAGCTTAGCAAATGTAGCTAGGATTGATTTAAAGGGAATGATAATCCAAAGTGATAGTTTTTTAGAAGAACTCTCAAAGCTAGAAAACAATCCCAATATTAAAGGAGTTTTGCTTGTTATTGATTCTCCTGGTGGCACGATTCCGCCAAGTGTTGAAATCTCAGAAGCGGTTAAGCGGATGCGAAGTAAAAAACCTATTGTTGCTTATGCGCAAGGTTCTATGGCAAGTGGTAGTTATCTAGCAGGAGTATGGGCTGATAGAATCATTGCTAATAAAGGTGCGTTAGTAGGTTCTATTGGTGTGATTTTAAATGGAGTGGATGTAAGTGAGTTAGCAGAAAAACTAGGTATCAAGACACAAATTCTAAAGGCTGGAATCTACAAAGAAGCAGGAACTTTTATGCGTCCTTGGAATCAGGCAGAAGAGGAAATGCTAAAGGGATTAATTAAAGAGCAATATGAAATGTTTGTAAGTGAGGTTGTGGCTGCGAGAAATTTGGAAATCACAAAAGAAGGTGAGTTTGCACAGGGTAGAGTGTTTAGTGCTAGTAATGCTTTAAAGCTAGGGTTAGTAGATAGCATTAGCAGTATTTATGAAGCACAAAAAACACTCTTTGAACTAGCTAAGATTCAAAATCCTATTTGGCTTCAAAAAAGTGAAATGGAGAT
This portion of the Helicobacter canadensis MIT 98-5491 genome encodes:
- the sppA gene encoding signal peptide peptidase SppA, with amino-acid sequence MKITKILLAPLDFIMKYFKALVFLLIVVLIFMPSSSENSSLANVARIDLKGMIIQSDSFLEELSKLENNPNIKGVLLVIDSPGGTIPPSVEISEAVKRMRSKKPIVAYAQGSMASGSYLAGVWADRIIANKGALVGSIGVILNGVDVSELAEKLGIKTQILKAGIYKEAGTFMRPWNQAEEEMLKGLIKEQYEMFVSEVVAARNLEITKEGEFAQGRVFSASNALKLGLVDSISSIYEAQKTLFELAKIQNPIWLQKSEMEMYLEKIIGENIALGIQKGIYGISLEWLKGH